A genomic stretch from Pristiophorus japonicus isolate sPriJap1 chromosome 6, sPriJap1.hap1, whole genome shotgun sequence includes:
- the agtr1a gene encoding type-1 angiotensin II receptor: MSCGEILDVAWMQMAENASVFHNLLSDLAQDAGEIMPHNSMANALVEANVTKCISGGRHNYIYLMIPIIYSIIFVVGVLGNSMVVIIIYRYLKLTTVANIFLLNLALADLIFVITLPFWAASTAMEYHWPFEVFLCKVSATVVLLNMNASVFLVTCLSIDRYLAIVHPMKSRTRRTLVHARMVCIVVWILAALASLPATFFRNVFHYDSWNKTICAFHYPGKQWIFGMALLKGLLGFLIPLVIILICYSLIIKSLVQAYQIERSKPASNEAFKLIVAVVVSFILCWLPFQVFTFLDMLSRLDIIKNCHIPEIVDTSIPFTICVAYFNSCLNPILYGLVGRNFREKFFLLLRCMPPEIRSHPSLSTKMSSLSYRTIEPLKAMSKQSIPSSEM, encoded by the exons ATGTCGTGTGGAGAA ATCCTGGATGTGGCTTGGATGCAGATGGCCGAAAACGCCAGCGTATTTCACAACTTACTCTCTGACCTTGCACAGGATGCGGGGGAAATCATGCCGCACAATTCCATGGCAAATGCCTTGGTGGAGGCCAACGTCACCAAATGCATAAGTGGTGGGAGGCACAATTACATTTACCTCATGATCCCTATCATATACAGCATCATCTTCGTGGTGGGAGTCTTGGGAAACAGCATGGTCGTGATCATCATTTACCGCTACCTGAAGCTGACGACGGTGGCCAACATCTTCCTGCTGAACCTGGCGCTGGCCGACCTGATCTTTGTGATCACCCTGCCGTTCTGGGCGGCCTCCACGGCCATGGAGTACCACTGGCCCTTCGAGGTCTTCCTGTGCAAGGTGAGTGCCACTGTTGTGCTGCTGAACATGAACGCCAGCGTCTTCCTGGTCACCTGCCTCAGCATCGATCGCTATCTCGCTATCGTGCACCCCATGAAGTCAAGGACCAGGCGCACTTTAGTCCATGCTAGGATGGTGTGCATCGTAGTCTGGATACTGGCAGCCTTGGCAAGTCTGCCCGCCACCTTTTTCCGTAACGTCTTTCACTACGACAGCTGGAACAAAACCATCTGTGCTTTTCATTACCCAGGCAAGCAGTGGATATTTGGCATGGCTCTGTTGAAGGGCCTGCTCGGGTTCCTCATTCCACTGGTGATTATCTTGATCTGTTACTCCCTGATTATCAAGAGCCTGGTGCAGGCCTACCAGATTGAAAGAAGCAAGCCAGCGAGCAACGAAGCATTTAAACTGATCGTGGCCGTCGTGGTATCATTCATTTTGTGCTGGCTTCCATTCCAAGTTTTCACTTTCTTGGACATGCTTTCCCGGTTGGACATCATCAAAAACTGCCACATTCCAGAAATTGTTGACACTTCCATACCCTTCACGATCTGCGTGGCTTACTTCAACAGCTGCCTGAACCCCATTCTCTACGGTCTGGTGGGCCGCAATTTCAGAGAAAAGTTCTTCCTTCTTTTGAGGTGCATGCCCCCTGAGATCAGGTCCCACCCAAGCCTGTCAACCAAAATGAGCTCTTTATCTTACCGTACCATCGAGCCCCTCAAGGCAATGAGCAAGCAGTCAATCCCCTCAAGTGAGATGTAA